AGAATAATGAATCATGTAAAGTTAAGATACTTTATGAAGCCATTGCCCAACTATCAAAAACATTTATAAGAGTATTGTTCATACAGTGATCCCAGAATACCAAGATATTATGAGGCATAAAATTATGGTACGTCTCCCGTTTGGGCTAATGAAAGCAAACAACAAGTGAATTAGACACTACATCTTTTACTCAAAACTTGCAGGCATTGAGTTTATGGTCTTCCCACTTATAAACTACTCAACACTCTCTTTTTAATCAAATGTGAGACTTATTACTCACACTTGACATTCCAACATATAAGTCGGTCACCCACCCTAGCTTGGCCTTAAAAAAACCCAAAGTCACCCACCTTAGCTCGGCCTTGGAATACCCAAGTGATCTGTGATCATGATTCTCCCTTTAATCCCTAGGCCTCTTGGTTGTAATAAAAAGCTAATTCTTgagttaaaaaagaaaacatttGATTACCACTGCTGCACCGCTAGAGAAGCAGGAGATGATCTGGATTTCTTCTTATAAGGTGTGTGCAAGTAACATTTCACTCATTAAATATGTACAAAATAACTCCTTAATTGTCTCGTGTAATTATTGTCTTAATTGTGTTTCCTAATTATTTCAAGGGATACTATCAATATTTTGGCAAGGAAGTTGGTTGCAATTTACACGCAAACATAGGTCGGTCTTCATAATGAAACACAATCTCTAAAGACACCCATCTTTTTAAAGCACAAGTATACCCATCCTTTTAAAGTCCAAGTATGGCTAATAAGTCTTTAATGCATGATAATTTATCATGTTGAGTTTAATGTGAATTAAAAACGTAATATTTAAACACATTAAGTTCAACGTATCGGGTGCCTGTTAAACGAAAATCCaaataaacaattaattaattaagaattaataaagaaagcAGAAATGCACCATACAGTTATTAATTCAAATCCAATATCGAGATGTGTTTGACATGACCACTAACCTCCACACAGAGCCTAGTTgtaaatttgaattcaaactaCCCAATGAATTCTTGACATGATAGTATACCCCCCTCCCTGAGAAAAGTCTGGTCACGTTGACACAGAAAATAAAAGACCATTAATAAACAATTTAACGGGTATGAAAAAAATGACTATGCACTTTTGTATTATGGCCTCTTTTGTAAGAAAGCAATTATTAGTATTAACAACTAATGATAAAAAATGAATAAGCTCTAATCAATAATCTGCAATGCTCTCTTCTACCGATAAAATTTCACGTCATTATTGAATTTAAATATTGAAGATTTATTATTAAGAATGATATTAATGAGTATTACtatttaaaaatatcaaatgagaaatatttaacataaaaaaaacaaaaaataaataattatataattctttttacAAGTGATTTGGGGAAGTGGGAAGGCAACGGTCGTTTGGACAGTGGAATGCTCAGAATATAAATTTCAAAACCTTCTCTTCACACTATCATCAGTGAGTGTTGGCGGTGAAAATGGTGGCGAAATACGAAGAGTCTCGCCGGAAAAGATTGGAGGAGAACAAGAAGAGGATGGAGGCTCTCAACCTCCCTCAGCTCTCTCAAGCTCTTCGCAACTCCCCTTCTCCCAAACCCTCTCCGGTTAGTTTCaacctctctctttctcaccgTCTCTTCAGTTTCCATTCTGATTTTCCGATTCCACTTTCCGATCACCGCCGTGCTTTTCATGTTTCAGCTGAAGCAAGTGAAATCTCGCACCATCCAGAAAGACCTCGTTGTGGTGAGGAGGTCCGGCCGTGTCGCCAACATGCCCGCTCCTGTTTACAAAGAAGTAAACTCACCACCCTCTCTACCTTCCATCAATCACTCTCTCGCTCTCGCTCTCACTCTCGCTAATtgccattttcttttttctatattACACAGATTCTTATTGATAGCGTGAAGATACCTCGAATTAGaaggtttgtttgtttttgtgaATGGAGTGGAGTGTCTGCTTCTTCTTTCGTTTGCTAATGTATGTGCATTTTTCTATTTAATGAACCTTATGCTTGTAGGGCTTATACGAATACGAGTAAGTACAGGGATTATTCGAATCGGGTGTATGCGTCGATGGAAGACAGAGAGGAAGCTATGGAGAAAGCTGATAAGTTACTTGAGGATTTAGGTTCTGATCATCCAGCTTTCATCAAGTCAATGCTCCAGTCCCATGTCACTGGTGGATTCTGGCTGGTAATTCAGTTTCTGGGGTTTCACTTTTTGTCAATGTTATGCTCCCTTTTATTGACACTTTATTATTCCTTCTGAAATGGGGTTCAGCTTCATGAACCATTTACTTCAAATCAACATATTTGTAACTTATGCTATGTAGCTTATTTTCATGTCTA
This is a stretch of genomic DNA from Lotus japonicus ecotype B-129 chromosome 1, LjGifu_v1.2. It encodes these proteins:
- the LOC130721567 gene encoding B3 domain-containing protein At5g42700-like is translated as MVAKYEESRRKRLEENKKRMEALNLPQLSQALRNSPSPKPSPLKQVKSRTIQKDLVVVRRSGRVANMPAPVYKEILIDSVKIPRIRRAYTNTSKYRDYSNRVYASMEDREEAMEKADKLLEDLGSDHPAFIKSMLQSHVTGGFWLGLPCHFCIDNLPKQDEMITLIDEDGDEYPTVYLARKKGLSGGWRGFAIAHDLADGDALIFQLTNRSTFKVYIIRVDSPSEDTA